From a single Cystobacter ferrugineus genomic region:
- a CDS encoding OmpA/MotB family protein: MAGLVFIFIATLMVFVLQLQRQRDRTAKEETRAREERAELVQRGRAPQETRRALLEHLRSLLAESGITVDINADQGVLSLPEGSVSFIEGRDDFDNRHGDSERRVRVLARTLAQVLPCYSARPPEGADYCEGQRSEVLLEAVLIEGHTDKRRHQGPLGNWRLSALRAIRTYDTLLDERREPLDRLVNRSGRKLLSVAGYAETRPVDEGDTAEAYRRNRRIDLRFIVSPPPVAEVEPEPLEKTREAMEARP, encoded by the coding sequence ATGGCCGGCCTCGTTTTCATCTTCATCGCCACCCTGATGGTCTTCGTCCTTCAGCTCCAGCGCCAGCGGGACCGCACCGCGAAGGAGGAGACCCGGGCGCGGGAGGAGCGCGCGGAGCTCGTCCAGCGCGGACGAGCTCCCCAGGAAACGCGGCGGGCTCTTCTCGAGCACCTCAGGAGCCTCCTCGCCGAGAGCGGCATCACGGTGGACATCAACGCCGACCAGGGGGTGCTGAGCCTGCCGGAGGGCTCGGTCTCGTTCATCGAGGGACGCGATGACTTCGACAATCGACATGGGGATAGCGAGCGGCGAGTGCGAGTTCTCGCCCGGACGCTTGCCCAGGTGCTGCCTTGCTACAGTGCTCGTCCCCCCGAGGGGGCGGACTACTGCGAGGGGCAGCGCTCCGAGGTGCTGCTCGAGGCCGTTCTCATCGAGGGCCACACCGACAAGCGCCGCCACCAGGGCCCACTGGGCAACTGGCGCCTGTCCGCGCTGCGGGCCATCAGGACCTACGACACGCTCCTCGACGAGCGGCGCGAGCCGCTGGACAGGCTGGTGAACCGCAGTGGCCGCAAACTTCTCAGCGTGGCGGGCTATGCGGAGACTCGCCCAGTAGACGAGGGGGACACAGCCGAGGCGTACCGTCGCAACCGCCGCATTGATCTCCGCTTCATCGTGTCCCCGCCGCCGGTGGCCGAGGTGGAACCCGAGCCGTTGGAGAAGACCCGTGAGGCCATGGAGGCACGACCGTGA
- a CDS encoding EH signature domain-containing protein, with protein MSETSFRKVLARGAFSFSGLADRPQEWVPKRMERALQSVQIQLQGLEGRPPATLPLDDILAAMRGHWERHGDLDGLPLRLLRRVPWVLFYPAEGDPQEWLGADRGLSAAYLRWAEATERRSILAALVRVFLIAYPTQVGTFSLWREGLEVLARSSSLRLSGTWVERCEQEGLLRADAPTNLREGFSRASPMTVSSYLESRALGAELDRAGLVLDASREMVEEVRELLEQGGGAEQVQRRLSFFLDGEGDLRFDELRTNLAVALLTPHLSRAPIMPALKETLQRFLLRYLGDPRLGDGRWVGVDLRLREVLVRWLVQESFDVFFEVLSQTAMESHWAYRRPFWEPYLTSERVTGAWAVLGPDARQLVLKTSAARSDSFGVLPRTGGKDAAAQSVLLMQMRGPRGSVTVAEFSHNGSCRIWREGNSKAPRLYQRSYERTELTTAADFEQRHAGSERGTWQRNIRDWLRWKMGITPGHDGVVRGAV; from the coding sequence GTGAGCGAGACGTCCTTTCGAAAAGTGCTCGCCCGGGGAGCCTTCTCCTTCTCGGGGCTGGCGGATCGCCCTCAAGAGTGGGTACCCAAACGCATGGAGCGTGCGCTCCAATCCGTGCAGATCCAACTGCAGGGGTTGGAAGGGCGGCCGCCCGCCACCCTCCCGCTCGATGACATCCTGGCCGCGATGCGCGGCCATTGGGAGCGCCATGGCGACCTGGACGGCCTGCCGTTGCGCCTCCTTCGGCGGGTGCCTTGGGTGCTCTTCTACCCGGCGGAGGGTGACCCACAAGAATGGCTTGGGGCTGACAGAGGCCTCTCCGCGGCCTATCTGCGTTGGGCGGAGGCGACGGAGCGACGCTCCATCCTCGCGGCGCTCGTCCGGGTCTTCCTCATCGCATACCCAACCCAGGTGGGGACATTCTCACTCTGGCGCGAGGGCCTGGAGGTGCTGGCGCGGTCCTCCTCCCTGCGTCTGTCTGGCACATGGGTGGAGCGGTGCGAGCAGGAGGGGCTCCTGCGCGCGGACGCGCCGACGAACCTTCGCGAGGGCTTCTCCAGGGCCAGTCCGATGACGGTTTCCTCCTACCTGGAGAGCCGGGCCCTGGGGGCCGAACTGGACCGCGCCGGGCTCGTGCTCGATGCGTCCCGGGAGATGGTAGAGGAGGTGCGCGAACTCCTCGAGCAGGGTGGGGGAGCCGAGCAGGTGCAACGGCGCCTCTCCTTCTTCCTTGATGGAGAAGGCGACCTGCGCTTCGACGAGCTGCGGACGAACCTCGCCGTCGCGCTGCTCACGCCCCACCTGTCGCGCGCCCCGATAATGCCCGCGCTGAAGGAAACCCTTCAGCGCTTTCTCCTGCGCTACCTCGGCGATCCGCGCCTGGGGGATGGGCGATGGGTGGGAGTGGACCTCCGCCTCCGTGAGGTGCTCGTTCGCTGGCTCGTCCAGGAGAGCTTCGATGTCTTCTTCGAAGTCCTTTCGCAGACGGCCATGGAGTCCCACTGGGCGTACCGGCGACCTTTCTGGGAGCCGTACCTGACGAGCGAGCGGGTGACAGGGGCATGGGCTGTTCTCGGACCAGATGCCAGGCAACTCGTGCTCAAGACGTCGGCGGCGCGTAGCGACAGTTTTGGTGTGCTGCCGCGGACGGGCGGGAAGGATGCGGCCGCGCAATCCGTGCTCCTGATGCAGATGCGCGGACCACGCGGCAGCGTCACCGTGGCCGAGTTCAGTCACAATGGCTCCTGCCGCATCTGGCGGGAAGGCAACAGCAAGGCACCTCGCCTGTACCAGCGTAGCTACGAGCGCACGGAGCTCACCACCGCTGCTGATTTCGAACAGCGCCACGCCGGGTCGGAGAGGGGAACGTGGCAGCGGAACATCCGTGACTGGCTGCGCTGGAAGATGGGAATCACCCCCGGTCATGACGGCGTGGTGAGGGGGGCTGTGTGA
- a CDS encoding ATP-binding protein: HAVIGDATLADAILDRLVHNAHRLKLTGDSVRRPEGNLTRAKKGAK, encoded by the coding sequence GGCACGCGGTGATTGGCGATGCCACGCTGGCCGACGCCATCCTCGACCGGCTGGTGCACAACGCCCATCGCCTCAAGCTCACGGGCGACTCGGTGCGCCGCCCGGAAGGGAATTTGACCCGGGCCAAGAAGGGGGCGAAGTGA
- the zorA gene encoding anti-phage ZorAB system protein ZorA codes for MEAIAHFLVQEWLAYALIGFIIAVSVFTLGRFWWQLRPVRKDLRRAREIIESVPDASAFFMDFDRVSDALRQLPIMGHAWKEFEESLVVPGEREGATTVLNSKEPAAHFHLETLLVGRVATRFYEAFPNLLVGFGILWTFLGLAGGIHLAVPGLSSDDVAQLKGGLRDLLGGAFLAFAKSAFAIACSLLFTGVERWWMGATDKLLEDCCAALDERLTLETPEKLAGLQLEELRKQTMELKLFNTGMGAAMAQALEERVGDRLAPVLERLVESVHQLRADRGDSTERYLATMLEEFKKSMSQAAGGEFTAMAEAVSDLRGVLDRTAASMEAGQRQFETSTARIADSLEQTLGVARRGVQEELTHLTQAVNASLNDSASRLSSQLELGGRALAEQVAAQGQQFIKLTNAIETALSQSAKNLSSQMEGGGRALAEQMALQGQHLVQLTQSIQGALDQSASNLSSQLESGGRALAGQMNSQTQQLTQGLVRLESLTAGWGELLARTSELVGQVRDASTVYDSSFSSFRSIASEMNTAGASIRSASERLSIAASAQADSTQRLEGASAHVTESLRRAAETWEQYRQRFEAIDQSLGNAFRELDLGLTRYGDKVADYVRQLEGHMSKATTSLSLAVGSLHEGLSELPDEVNTLGKHVESLKRTVEATRR; via the coding sequence GTGGAAGCTATTGCGCATTTTCTCGTTCAGGAGTGGCTCGCCTACGCGCTCATCGGGTTCATCATCGCGGTGTCGGTGTTCACCCTCGGGCGCTTCTGGTGGCAGCTTCGGCCCGTGAGGAAGGACCTTCGCAGGGCCCGGGAAATCATCGAGTCGGTGCCCGACGCGAGCGCGTTCTTCATGGATTTCGACCGGGTGTCCGATGCGCTGCGGCAGTTGCCCATCATGGGGCACGCTTGGAAGGAGTTCGAGGAGAGCCTTGTCGTTCCCGGAGAGCGCGAGGGCGCTACCACGGTTCTCAATTCGAAGGAGCCCGCGGCGCACTTCCATTTGGAGACGCTGCTCGTCGGACGGGTAGCGACCCGCTTCTATGAGGCGTTTCCCAACCTCCTCGTGGGCTTCGGCATCCTGTGGACCTTCCTCGGGCTCGCTGGCGGCATCCACCTCGCGGTACCGGGTCTCTCGAGCGATGATGTCGCGCAACTGAAGGGGGGGCTGCGCGATTTGCTCGGTGGTGCCTTCCTCGCCTTCGCCAAGTCGGCCTTCGCCATCGCCTGCTCTCTCCTCTTCACTGGCGTCGAGCGGTGGTGGATGGGGGCGACAGATAAGCTCCTCGAGGATTGCTGCGCCGCGCTCGACGAGCGGCTCACCCTTGAGACGCCCGAGAAGCTCGCGGGGCTCCAGCTCGAAGAGCTGCGTAAGCAGACGATGGAGCTGAAGCTCTTCAACACCGGGATGGGGGCTGCCATGGCCCAGGCCCTTGAGGAGCGGGTCGGTGATCGGCTTGCCCCGGTGCTCGAGCGACTTGTCGAGTCGGTGCACCAGCTTCGGGCCGACCGCGGTGACTCCACGGAGCGATACCTCGCGACGATGCTCGAGGAGTTCAAGAAGTCGATGTCTCAGGCAGCAGGTGGGGAATTCACGGCCATGGCCGAGGCCGTGTCGGACCTGCGTGGGGTGCTCGACCGCACCGCGGCTTCGATGGAGGCAGGTCAGCGCCAGTTCGAGACGTCCACTGCGCGGATCGCCGATAGCCTGGAGCAGACGCTCGGAGTGGCGCGCCGTGGCGTCCAGGAGGAACTCACCCATCTCACCCAGGCAGTCAACGCCTCCCTCAACGATTCGGCTTCGCGCCTCTCGAGCCAGCTGGAGCTTGGCGGCCGGGCGCTGGCAGAGCAGGTGGCCGCCCAGGGCCAGCAGTTCATCAAGCTCACCAATGCCATCGAAACGGCTCTCAGCCAGTCGGCAAAGAACCTATCCTCCCAGATGGAGGGGGGCGGCCGGGCGTTGGCGGAACAGATGGCCCTTCAGGGTCAGCATCTCGTCCAACTCACCCAGTCCATCCAGGGGGCGCTTGACCAATCCGCGAGTAACCTCTCGTCACAACTGGAGTCTGGAGGCCGTGCGCTGGCGGGGCAGATGAACAGCCAGACCCAGCAGCTCACGCAGGGATTGGTCCGGCTGGAGAGCCTCACCGCCGGGTGGGGGGAACTGTTGGCGCGCACCAGCGAGCTGGTGGGCCAAGTGCGGGACGCGTCGACGGTCTACGATTCCTCGTTCTCGAGCTTCCGATCCATTGCGTCCGAGATGAACACGGCGGGGGCTTCCATCCGAAGCGCCAGCGAGCGGCTGTCGATCGCGGCCTCGGCTCAGGCGGATTCGACCCAGCGGCTCGAAGGAGCAAGCGCCCACGTCACCGAGAGCCTGCGCCGTGCGGCCGAGACCTGGGAGCAGTACCGGCAGCGCTTCGAAGCCATCGACCAGTCGCTCGGGAATGCCTTCCGCGAACTCGATCTTGGTCTCACTCGGTATGGGGACAAGGTGGCGGACTACGTGCGGCAGCTCGAGGGGCACATGTCGAAGGCCACTACCTCCCTGTCCCTGGCGGTAGGCTCGCTCCACGAGGGCTTGAGTGAGCTGCCCGACGAGGTGAATACGCTGGGCAAGCACGTGGAGTCGCTGAAGAGGACGGTGGAGGCGACGCGTCGATGA
- a CDS encoding DEAD/DEAH box helicase — protein sequence MSPVLDWTAEPEGVRFSCFAGKGFQPWGEWARLRPVTTGRNPAKVGPLVRLLQEADASPTAQEALIAHEAIASLVDEEVLGLGLPARPPYTVELKSHGSLQAPEFRFRVALLRADGRPLMQWSRSGVFLTAASQRYTLGEPLFSLLEGIDRFHAAPPSDPDERFRAWAELRQFVPSSARLDAYLTHLRVTVATGLALRRFKNSRGEEDFDPVALQPLVEGASGDDLGGSETRSVLDEAAQQEFQQQFRRRSQVPSRFILRNGTFLVLEEPLRQALEVVHRAQVGAPEERRAFSANPRVFLREKLEAQLGEERLEALFWDAEYGERVREVSEWVPRPLPIIPSGQQWIPPPEEGEDFSASPESCITAADGQGAGATAPPLAVAIKDNLDTLEFVRPQRAQAEAELHPPRCLVTRLLPHQNEALAWLQAHWKAGSRGALLADDMGLGKTLSALAFVAWLRELMESGTAVRKPVLVVAPTGLLQNWRNEHDQHLASPGLGQLTCAYGEGLAGLRVLRGPAARELAGGMPVLNVRALAESDWVLATFEAVRDYQHSFARVKWAAVVLDEAQKVKNPATGLANAAKALDFDFGLALTGTPVENRLTDLWSIVDTVAPGPLGSMREFRARFDSGHVPGASAAPEALPGHEALRRALLEEGHPPLMKRRLKRDHLEGLPTKEHIPCPGTMGLEQAVAYEEVVASARRGGGGRNAILAIIQRLRSVSLHPRPSDLSGGDEAYIRRSVRLTRCVEVLDRVHERREKALVFTDSLELQATLAEVLQRRYDMASPPMLINGEVAGVERQNRVGRFQKAEGFDVMLLSPKAGGVGLTLTAANHVIHLSRWWNPAVEDQSTDRVYRIGQRRPVSVYLPLAVHPRFGDRSFDLRLHELLETKRRLSEAVLTPVVPTADEFETLYRDVVSPEQPRA from the coding sequence GTGAGCCCGGTACTCGATTGGACGGCTGAGCCAGAAGGGGTGCGCTTCTCCTGCTTCGCGGGGAAGGGCTTTCAGCCCTGGGGCGAGTGGGCCCGGCTCCGCCCGGTGACGACGGGTCGCAACCCCGCCAAGGTGGGCCCTCTCGTGCGCCTCTTGCAGGAGGCCGATGCCTCCCCAACCGCCCAGGAAGCCCTCATCGCCCATGAGGCCATTGCCTCGCTGGTGGACGAGGAGGTGCTGGGCTTGGGGCTTCCGGCAAGGCCCCCGTACACAGTGGAGCTCAAGTCACACGGCAGTCTCCAGGCACCGGAGTTCCGCTTCCGGGTGGCCTTGCTGCGTGCGGACGGGCGGCCCCTCATGCAGTGGAGCCGCAGCGGCGTCTTCCTCACAGCCGCCAGCCAGCGCTACACGCTGGGCGAGCCCCTCTTCTCTCTCCTGGAGGGTATCGACCGCTTCCATGCCGCGCCTCCCTCGGACCCGGACGAGCGCTTCCGGGCCTGGGCAGAGCTGCGCCAGTTCGTGCCCTCGTCCGCGCGTCTCGATGCCTACCTGACCCATCTGCGGGTGACGGTGGCCACGGGACTCGCACTTCGCCGGTTCAAGAATTCCCGCGGGGAGGAGGACTTCGACCCGGTGGCGCTCCAGCCCCTTGTCGAGGGCGCGTCTGGAGATGACCTCGGGGGATCGGAGACGCGGTCGGTTCTGGATGAGGCCGCCCAGCAGGAGTTCCAGCAGCAGTTCCGTCGACGAAGCCAGGTGCCCTCGCGCTTCATCCTGCGCAACGGCACCTTCCTCGTCCTCGAGGAGCCCCTGCGTCAAGCGCTCGAGGTGGTGCACCGGGCCCAGGTGGGTGCTCCCGAGGAGCGACGGGCATTCTCGGCGAACCCGCGGGTCTTCCTCCGCGAGAAGCTGGAGGCCCAGTTGGGGGAGGAGCGGCTGGAGGCGCTCTTCTGGGATGCCGAGTACGGGGAGCGGGTGCGAGAGGTGTCGGAGTGGGTTCCCAGGCCTCTGCCCATCATTCCGAGCGGTCAGCAGTGGATTCCCCCTCCAGAGGAGGGGGAAGACTTCTCGGCGTCGCCCGAGTCCTGCATCACCGCTGCGGATGGGCAAGGGGCCGGAGCCACGGCCCCACCGCTCGCTGTCGCCATCAAAGACAACCTCGATACGCTCGAGTTCGTGCGTCCCCAACGGGCCCAGGCCGAGGCGGAATTGCACCCGCCGCGGTGTCTGGTCACGAGGCTGCTGCCGCATCAGAACGAGGCCCTTGCTTGGCTCCAAGCTCACTGGAAGGCCGGCAGCCGTGGCGCGCTCCTCGCGGATGATATGGGCCTGGGCAAGACGCTCAGCGCGCTCGCCTTCGTCGCCTGGCTGCGCGAGTTGATGGAAAGTGGGACGGCGGTGCGTAAGCCGGTTCTGGTGGTTGCCCCCACGGGCCTGTTGCAGAACTGGCGCAACGAGCATGACCAGCACCTGGCGTCCCCTGGTTTGGGACAACTCACCTGTGCCTACGGCGAGGGCCTTGCCGGGCTACGCGTGTTGCGGGGGCCAGCGGCGCGGGAGCTTGCTGGCGGTATGCCCGTGCTCAATGTCCGGGCCCTGGCCGAGAGCGATTGGGTGCTCGCTACATTCGAAGCGGTGCGCGACTACCAGCACAGCTTTGCCCGGGTGAAGTGGGCCGCCGTCGTGCTCGATGAGGCTCAGAAGGTGAAGAACCCAGCCACGGGTCTGGCCAATGCGGCGAAGGCGCTCGACTTCGACTTCGGGCTGGCGCTCACCGGTACGCCAGTCGAGAACCGCCTCACCGATCTATGGTCCATCGTTGACACCGTGGCGCCGGGGCCTCTCGGCTCGATGCGGGAATTTCGCGCCCGCTTCGACTCGGGCCATGTTCCTGGCGCCAGTGCCGCACCAGAGGCTCTTCCCGGTCATGAGGCACTCAGGCGGGCGCTGCTCGAAGAGGGGCATCCACCCCTGATGAAACGCCGGCTCAAGCGTGACCACCTGGAGGGGTTGCCGACGAAGGAGCACATCCCCTGTCCCGGGACGATGGGTCTGGAGCAGGCGGTCGCCTATGAGGAGGTGGTGGCGAGCGCGAGGAGAGGCGGCGGCGGGCGCAACGCCATCCTGGCCATCATCCAGCGCCTGCGCTCTGTTTCGCTGCATCCGCGGCCCTCTGACCTGAGCGGGGGCGACGAGGCCTACATCCGCAGGTCCGTGCGCCTCACCAGGTGCGTGGAGGTGCTCGACCGCGTTCATGAGCGAAGGGAGAAGGCGCTCGTCTTCACCGACTCCCTGGAGCTACAGGCCACGTTGGCCGAGGTGCTCCAGCGCCGCTACGACATGGCCTCGCCTCCGATGCTCATCAACGGGGAGGTCGCGGGCGTCGAGCGCCAGAACCGGGTAGGGCGCTTCCAGAAGGCGGAGGGCTTCGACGTGATGCTCCTCTCGCCGAAAGCGGGAGGGGTGGGGCTCACCCTCACCGCCGCCAACCATGTCATCCACCTGTCGCGCTGGTGGAACCCCGCGGTGGAGGACCAGTCAACCGACCGAGTCTACCGCATCGGGCAGAGGCGGCCTGTCTCCGTGTACCTCCCCCTCGCCGTGCATCCCCGCTTCGGGGACCGGAGCTTCGACCTGCGGTTGCATGAACTCCTGGAGACGAAGCGGCGCCTGAGCGAGGCCGTGCTGACCCCTGTGGTGCCCACGGCCGATGAGTTCGAGACGCTCTATCGAGACGTGGTCAGCCCCGAGCAGCCGCGGGCCTAG